The following proteins are co-located in the uncultured Draconibacterium sp. genome:
- a CDS encoding isoprenyl transferase, whose translation MESFRKKLNKSNIPEHIAIIMDGNGRWAAKHGKARVLGHENGVESVRSVVEGAGEIGVKHLTLYAFSTENWDRPKEEVDALMSLLVHAIEAETESLMKNNVRLSVIGNVDAMPVNVSDKLNGCIEQLNQNTGLNLVLALSYSGQWEIVEAVKHMVNDAIEKKILPENINDKLFKTYLSTTNIPDPELLIRTSGEYRVSNFLLWQIAYSELYFTDKLWPDFRKDDLFEAIFDYQNRERRFGKTSEQLMS comes from the coding sequence ATGGAATCGTTCAGAAAAAAACTAAATAAAAGCAACATACCAGAACATATTGCCATAATTATGGATGGCAATGGCCGCTGGGCTGCCAAACATGGCAAAGCCCGGGTTTTAGGTCACGAAAATGGGGTTGAATCTGTTCGGTCGGTTGTGGAAGGTGCTGGCGAGATAGGTGTAAAACACCTTACTTTGTATGCTTTTTCAACCGAAAACTGGGATCGCCCAAAAGAAGAGGTTGATGCACTTATGAGTTTGTTGGTTCATGCCATTGAGGCAGAAACTGAATCGTTAATGAAAAACAACGTTCGTTTAAGTGTTATTGGAAATGTTGATGCAATGCCTGTAAATGTAAGTGATAAACTTAACGGATGCATCGAACAATTGAACCAGAACACCGGATTAAACCTTGTTTTGGCCTTAAGTTACAGCGGGCAATGGGAAATTGTTGAAGCTGTTAAACACATGGTGAATGATGCCATAGAGAAGAAAATACTACCAGAAAATATAAATGATAAACTGTTCAAAACTTATTTGTCAACTACCAACATACCCGATCCGGAGCTGCTAATACGAACTAGCGGTGAGTATAGGGTAAGCAATTTTTTGCTATGGCAAATAGCCTATTCCGAGCTGTATTTTACTGATAAATTATGGCCCGATTTTAGAAAAGATGACCTTTTTGAAGCAATTTTTGATTATCAGAACAGAGAGAGAAGATTTGGAAAAACAAGTGAACAGTTAATGAGCTAA